In the genome of Candidatus Limnocylindrales bacterium, the window ACGTTAATGGAAGATAAGCATTTTCATTCCCACGATCCCGGTCATGAAGAATCTTGTTGTTGAGAGGTACCACCCTTGCCCTCTCCGTCAACGAGGAGAAACAGATAACGTGAAATAATGGTAAACCCTTAATTCTACAAACACGCCTTCTAGTTGTATAACTCTGATGAGGGGAATTGAAAGATTTTTATCGCTGATGGAAAAATTTAAACAAACTCGCCTGTTGGTAATCGGGGATATTATGCTGGACGAGTATATCTGGGGAGAGGTTCATCGTATTTCTCCGGAAGCTCCTGTTCCCATTGTAGAGGTTCAGTCTGAGAGCTTCCGGCTGGGTGGCGCAGCCAATGTAGCCCACAACATTCGATCCTTAGGTGGAGAAGTTGTAATTTGCGGGATAACCGGGGACGATTTCATGGGGCAAAGACTTAAGGACCTGCTGAAAGAGATAGGAGTTCCTGTTCACGGGATTTTTCATGAAGAGGGTCGACCTACTACCCTAAAGACCCGGGTTATTGCCCATAGTCAACAAATTGTCCGATTTGATCGGGAAGTTCGGGGAGATGTATCAGAAAGAACAACCCGGCAAGCTTTGGAATTTATAGAAGCCCAACTTCCTGGAGTCGATGCGGTAGTTCTGTCTGATTATGCTAAAGGTATGATCACCGTCAAACTTCTCAGAGAGCTAATTCCTCTGTGTCGGCAGAAGGGAAAAATCATTACGGTAGATCCCAAGATCCATCACTTCCCCGAATATAAAGGAATTACCCTCATGACACCTAACCATTATGAAGCAGGACTGGCCCTGAATATGCAGCTCAAGAGTGAACAAGAAATTATACTGGCCGGAAGGAAACTTCTGGAACAATTAGATGCCCAGGCTATTTTGATTACCAGGGGAAAAGAAGGTATGTCCTTGTTTGAAAAGGGAAATCCCCATGTTTCCCATATCTCCACCATGGCCCGAACCGTCTATGACGTAACAGGCGCCGGAGATACCGTCATCGGAACTTTAACCCTGGCTCTGGCCGCCGGCGGCAGTCTCCTGGATTCCGTCCTCTTAGCTAACCTGGCCGCCGGTCTCGTTGTGGGCAAAATGGGAACGGCTACAGTTACTCCGGAAGAACTCAAAGAGGCGTTAGACAACCTGTAGATGGCTCGTACATCTTTCCATTCAGAGATGATTTCTATATAGATTCCTATATTCGTATCCTGAGTTATTAACCTTTTCCCTTTTCTCTTCCAGCAGGCGGAAGACTTTGTTAAAGAATTGCTCCTACAGGGCATGGATTCTGCAAATTTCCTAAAGCCAATTCAATTGTTTCTTCCTGGATTACTATCCTTCAAACATTTAGCCTATATTACTACACTGTTTACTTAGTTTTGGCTTAACTTTTAAGTGGCCTTTACCTCCCCCCCGACCTCCTCCCGCTTCTCCCTCCCTGTCCACGGGGAGGGAGAAGCGGGAGGAGGTCGGGGGGGAGGAGCCGAGGGTGAGGGCAGAGAGTTACATGGAATTAACTTTATAAGATACAATCCAATTGGTCGTGGAAGGGATTAAATCGTTAAAAAAAAGTCGTCATAACGAAAACATCATCTTTTCTTAACCCTTTTTTAAGGAAAACATGTTACCGTGAAATAGCCCATAGATAACATTACTTAAAAAGACTGGAAGGGAGCTTAATTATGCCAAAACAACGTTTTACTTCAATTATATGGAAAACCCGAATCTGGGTATTTCTTTTTTTAGGTTTATTCATTTTCATCTCTTTTTCTGATCTTGTAGCTCAAACTTCTATCTCGGAGTCTGGGATTACAAAGCCGGAATATCTGGTTTTGATAGTTCTAGATCAGTTAAGACCAGAACATTTAGATCGGTTCCATATGACCAACTTGAAGGCTCTCCAGCGGGAGGGAACTTTCTTTGGGAATGCCTATGTGGGACACATGACCAGTTTAACCGTTGTCAGTCATCCGGTCATCACTACCGGACTCCTTCCCAAACACCTTGGTTGGGCTGATGGCATCTTGCGGGATGAAGCTGGAACCCTGGGTAAAAGGGAAGCTTACCACCTTACCATGGAGTTAAAGAAAGATCAATATTTTCAACTTCTGAAAAGCTATGGAGTTCCTTCCCTTCCCGATCTCCTTCATCAATACAAGGGGGGTAAAATCGTAGCTGTTAGTGTAAAACCTTATGCTGCTTATAGTTTCGGTGGCCCGGGTACCGATATTATTATCACCTTATCCGGTAAGTATAAATCGGATTCTTATCCGGGATATCCGGATAGCACTTATGCGGATCTGGTAGGATGGCGGGGTCCTGTAGGGGTTAATGTTCCTTCTTATATTTCACAACCCATCGGGGGACGCTTCTATCTGGATTCCAGAAATACCTATGGAACCGAAGGGAATATTTATCCTTTGGATGGAAATCGTTTCGTTCCGGGGTTGGATCCCAATCACCTGGGCGGAGATATCTGGGCAACCGATGTGGCTTTATCGGTAATGCGAAATGAGCAAGATTGGCGGGCCATTTTGATTACCTTGGGGGGTATCGATAAAGTGGGACATATGTTTGGTACCCTTACCGATACCCAAATCTCTCTGGATCCTCTTATGAACATGATTCATATGCCTAATATTGCTCGAGTTGCCGATGAGCAGGTTGGCAGAATTGTTCGGGAGTTAAAAGCCCAGGGAAAGTACGAGAAAACCCTTTTGGTCGTCACAACCGATCATGGGGCTCAGCCTGCAGATTATTTTTACGGCGTAATGAAGCCTGGGCGGAGTGGTGAAAATTTGCATTACGGACGGGCCGAAAATGGAGTCTATCTTTCCCCAAGCCCCGTCCTGGAGCCTTTAATTCAGACCCAGAATATCGACTTCAGTATCCAGGACTCAGCCATTCGCGTATGGCTGAAGGACCGATCTGAACCTAAGCTAAAAGAAGCGGCCAAGGTAGTTCTAACCTTGCCGGGGGTTATAGCGGCTTATTATAAGATTTCTGAAAACGGCGTTTTTCAATACCGTCTAGGGGGAAAAGACTTTGCCGGACTGGATATAGATCAACGCCAATGGTTTGAGGAACACACCGAGGAACTCCTCGGTACCATGGTGGCTCCCTATGCCGCCGATGTGGTGGGTGTACTTAAAAATCATGTGAATTATGCCATGGTAGGAGAACACGGTGGGCTTCAAGAACCCGTCCAAAGAATTCCTTTACTTTTCGTCGGACCCAATGTTCCTCGTGGAGAGGTTTCCAAAGCACCTGCACGGTTGGTTGATGTGGCTCCTACCATCTTGTCCCTCATGGGAATCGAAATACCTGAGAAAATGGATGGAAAAGCGCTGTTTTAGCTCATTGTCCATGGTTTTTTGTTGGTTGTATCGAAAGGACCCAATCAGGCTCTATAAGAACAATCTGTAGGGAACCGGTTAAATGGGTCATCCCTTTCCAGATTGAGAGAAGAAGGAAGGGCAGATCTACCAGAGTAGGGCTTAGCCGGGAGCACAACCATCTGCCTCACCCCCTAACCTCCATTGATGGGGAAATGTGGGGCTTCAGGAGAAGGGGAGCGCGGGGGTGAGGGCCACTTAAAGGTTAAGTAAGACTAAGTAAACAAAGCAACCCTACCGCGAAGGTAAAAGACAAAAACAACAGACAAGGCCTAAGGGATAGAGAACCCTCAGGCTTTTACATCTTCTAGGCTTTTGGGTAACTCCTGCAAGAAACTGGCATCAATACGATAAACTGTATCCCCAGATTTGGTTCGTGTATAAATCAGGCCGTTGTCTGTCTTCTTTCCGAGGATGAGCGTGGTAATCTCTTCTCCGCCTTTCTTCCAAAGCGTGATTTCTACTTCAGGTTTGTCGAAACCGTAATCACTCTCAGGCTTTTGGTCTGTCGAGACCAATTCTTTAAATTTTAAAAATTGAAGATCGGTTAAGAGGTTTCCCACCCGCCAGTCCTTAGCCTTTGCTTTTTCAGGTTCAACGAGTCTCCATTCCTTACCGGATTTTTGGAAAGTGAAAGTCTTATCCGGGTATTTAAGTGTAATTTTTTCGACATCCTCTCGATTGAAGGAAACGAGGGTCTTATCTCGAAGATCCATGGGGGTCTTTGTAAGGGTTTTAACAATAGCCGAATCTACCAGGTACACCGAATTACTTTCATTGGTTTTAACATACACTCCAGATCCTTCTTCCTTTCCAACCCAAAGGGTTTTAGGATTCTCCTTATCTTTCTCCCAAAGGTTTACCTGGATTTTAGGTGTATTCAGACCATAAGCTGCCAAATCTGAGGGGTTATCATGGGTAAACTCTTTAACCTTGAGCCCTCTTACTTCTGTTAAGACATCCGAGATGGCAGATTCATCGGCCTTTACTTGCTCGGGTTGTGTGAGGTTCCAATCTTTATCCGAAACTTTCTCGGCTATCAAATCCATACCTTCTCGCTGAATTTGGACTTTTTTGATATCTCCCTTCTCAAAGGCCAGTACCGTTTTATCCCGGAGATCCATGACCGTCTTGGGAAAATCTTTGGTCAGGTCATCGGGAACTAAAAATACATTATGGCTTCCTTCTCGTTTAGCATAAATCCCCTTTTTGGACTCATCAGATTTGCCCAGGAGGAGAGTTTTTTGGGCCATATCATCTCCTACCCATAAAGTAACCTGTATGGGCGGGTTATCCAATCCATACTTACTCAGGTCTTCTGGATTTTCTTCTATAAACTCCTTGACTTTGGTGAAATTTAATTTCGTCAAGATACTGGTAATTTTGTCCTTATCCCCTTTGTACTCCCCGGGTTGCGTTACTTTCCAATTCCCACCGCTAGCTTCTGCAACCATTTTGTTTTTATCCACAACAAATTCCAATTTCTTTACTTTATCTGTTTCAAAGGCAACAATGGTTTTATCCCGAAGGTCGAAAACCTTTTTATTGAGATCGTCCCGAAGGAATTTATCAACAAGATAGATTTTGGGGTCTACGTTTTTCTGAGCATATACGTAGAGTTCAGAGGGGGTCAGATCTCCAAAGTAAAGGGTTTGATAGGTTGGCTGGTCCTTAAGTTTAAAGGAAACTTGTAGAAAAGGTTTTACAAGACCGTAGTCTGCGAGTTTGGGAGTTCCTTCATCTACAGACCGGTCGCTTTGAGCAGTTTTAAGCCGACTGAGGAGGAACTCTATTGCTTTGTCATCGGCCTTTGCCTGGATAGGTTCTTCCAGAGCCCATCCGCCATCACTTTTCTTGACCACAATAGTCCCCTCTGGTCCGATTAATTTGACTTCCTGTACCTCCTGCTCCGAGAAAAGGAACAGTTTTTTCTTGTCTTCTTCAATTTTAGCTTGTTTCGCGGCAAATTTAACCTCGTAAAAATAATAATATCCTCCTAACAAGGCTAAAATAAGAAGTAAGATGACCGTAGCTCTGAAATTCATTCAAAGACCTCTACCTTATACGCCATGTGCAATGGGTTTGGACCGGTAGGATGATCTCATTACACATGACGTAGTAGATATTATTTGTGGCGTCTTCTTTCTACATAGACCACAATACCTGTTACAAGAACGGCAAGGGGTAACAAAACCACAGGCACCCAGAACATGACCCGACCTTGAACTGCATTCAGGAGAATAGGTTGAGATTGAGGCTGCTTAGGACGGATAGCAATGAGGTTCTCTTCTTCCAGTAGCCAGCTTACGGTGTTTAGGAAGAGATCTCCATTCCCCTGGAGATTAAATCCAGAATCACTGATAAAATCGGAATCTCCAAAAACTACAATTCGAGCTTTAGTTTTTTTGGATTCCTGATCTTTTTGTTCTTCGGTTTTAGATTCTCCTTCCTTTTTAGGTTCCTCCTTGATTTCCACCGTAGCCAGGGCAGCTACCGAAACCGGACCTTTAAGATCTTTATCCTTATCAAAACTGGCCATTCCTTGTTTGAGCCTGGCAATATCGGTCTCTCCCCAGCTTTCCGGGCTTGTTTTTGCCAGAGATTGGGCCGTAATCCCCTCGGGAAGCTGTTCCGCAACCCCTACAGACCGAGCCCAGGGAAAGAAACAGGCAATATGGAAGTCTCTGGTAATTTCATGGGGTTCATATTCTACTACAACAGGTACAGTTGGCTCTGCTCCAAATACCCGGCTCAAACGATCTACGATTACGTCATTTCCAATCTTAAATCCGTATTTAGCCAAAAAAGTAACCAACCCGGGAGCATTTTCTGGATCGATCAGAACGAGAAGTTTACCGCCTCGTTTGAGGTATTCCTCTACGTTATCCAGTTCCTTAGGCAAAAGATCTTTTTTAGGTCCGTTGATAATCAGAAGCGTGGCATCATCGGGGACTTTCTCCTCTCGTAATAACAAAAGTTCTTTGACTTCATAATTTCGGTCTGTGATGGCCTTTTTAACCTGACTATAGCCTCTGGCACCCGACTCATTCAAATTGCCTTCATCATGTCCGGTCAGGAAATAAACAACTTTCTTTCCCTCCCGAATTACTTTAAGAATTGCATTGGTGATGGCCTGCTCAGAACTATCCGTAATCTTCTCTCGTTTATTTCCACTTTCCAGGACAATGGTTCCATAATCTCGAATTTCATAAGCTTTTGCTTTACCTGGATTACGATCTGGGTCTACGATCTCATATTTAAAATGAGAAGAATGGTAAGCGTATCGATCCAGAACATCGTTGATCCCTCGTTCTTCTCCTTTTCGATAGAAAGCAACGGCCTGAACATCCCGGTCCAGAGATTTGAGAATCTTGACGGTCTGATCGGACAGACTATTTAGCTTGGCCGTGGTAAAATCCCAACGATAATTATGCTTTACCGAGATGGCCTCTACAATGCTGATAATTCCTAAGACGATAAAAATCATGAGGGTTACATTGGCGCCATATCGGGTAGTGCGTTTTCCAAGAAGCCTTTTAACTCCTTCAAAGTTAAAATAAATATAGGTCAGCAAGGCCAGCAGTCCAACGATTAAAAAGATCGAAGCTACAGGGGTCAACTGGGATCGGATAACATAAATTACACCACCACCTAAGGCCAGAATCAATCCGGCCAGACCTATTATAGAGGAATATTTTTGTAACATGCCGTGACGTGAAAGAATAGGAGCATGGGAGAATGGAGAAGTGAAGAGTTTCTCCCATCTCCCAGGCTCCTATTCTCCCTCTCTGTCTTTTAGCCTCGCCATCTATTGGACTCCAGGGATCTTAGGGTTAAAAACAAGAAAAACAGGGTAAAATTCAAGTAATAGATAAGATCTTTGGTATCGATAATGCCTTTGGCAAAGTTTTGAAAGTGCTCAATAATGGAGAGATGCCGAAGAACACTTCCCAGGGTAGGACCCGTGTTTTCGGCAGAGAAT includes:
- the rfaE1 gene encoding D-glycero-beta-D-manno-heptose-7-phosphate kinase; protein product: MEKFKQTRLLVIGDIMLDEYIWGEVHRISPEAPVPIVEVQSESFRLGGAANVAHNIRSLGGEVVICGITGDDFMGQRLKDLLKEIGVPVHGIFHEEGRPTTLKTRVIAHSQQIVRFDREVRGDVSERTTRQALEFIEAQLPGVDAVVLSDYAKGMITVKLLRELIPLCRQKGKIITVDPKIHHFPEYKGITLMTPNHYEAGLALNMQLKSEQEIILAGRKLLEQLDAQAILITRGKEGMSLFEKGNPHVSHISTMARTVYDVTGAGDTVIGTLTLALAAGGSLLDSVLLANLAAGLVVGKMGTATVTPEELKEALDNL
- a CDS encoding alkaline phosphatase family protein gives rise to the protein MPKQRFTSIIWKTRIWVFLFLGLFIFISFSDLVAQTSISESGITKPEYLVLIVLDQLRPEHLDRFHMTNLKALQREGTFFGNAYVGHMTSLTVVSHPVITTGLLPKHLGWADGILRDEAGTLGKREAYHLTMELKKDQYFQLLKSYGVPSLPDLLHQYKGGKIVAVSVKPYAAYSFGGPGTDIIITLSGKYKSDSYPGYPDSTYADLVGWRGPVGVNVPSYISQPIGGRFYLDSRNTYGTEGNIYPLDGNRFVPGLDPNHLGGDIWATDVALSVMRNEQDWRAILITLGGIDKVGHMFGTLTDTQISLDPLMNMIHMPNIARVADEQVGRIVRELKAQGKYEKTLLVVTTDHGAQPADYFYGVMKPGRSGENLHYGRAENGVYLSPSPVLEPLIQTQNIDFSIQDSAIRVWLKDRSEPKLKEAAKVVLTLPGVIAAYYKISENGVFQYRLGGKDFAGLDIDQRQWFEEHTEELLGTMVAPYAADVVGVLKNHVNYAMVGEHGGLQEPVQRIPLLFVGPNVPRGEVSKAPARLVDVAPTILSLMGIEIPEKMDGKALF
- a CDS encoding DUF4340 domain-containing protein, with protein sequence MNFRATVILLLILALLGGYYYFYEVKFAAKQAKIEEDKKKLFLFSEQEVQEVKLIGPEGTIVVKKSDGGWALEEPIQAKADDKAIEFLLSRLKTAQSDRSVDEGTPKLADYGLVKPFLQVSFKLKDQPTYQTLYFGDLTPSELYVYAQKNVDPKIYLVDKFLRDDLNKKVFDLRDKTIVAFETDKVKKLEFVVDKNKMVAEASGGNWKVTQPGEYKGDKDKITSILTKLNFTKVKEFIEENPEDLSKYGLDNPPIQVTLWVGDDMAQKTLLLGKSDESKKGIYAKREGSHNVFLVPDDLTKDFPKTVMDLRDKTVLAFEKGDIKKVQIQREGMDLIAEKVSDKDWNLTQPEQVKADESAISDVLTEVRGLKVKEFTHDNPSDLAAYGLNTPKIQVNLWEKDKENPKTLWVGKEEGSGVYVKTNESNSVYLVDSAIVKTLTKTPMDLRDKTLVSFNREDVEKITLKYPDKTFTFQKSGKEWRLVEPEKAKAKDWRVGNLLTDLQFLKFKELVSTDQKPESDYGFDKPEVEITLWKKGGEEITTLILGKKTDNGLIYTRTKSGDTVYRIDASFLQELPKSLEDVKA
- a CDS encoding Gldg family protein produces the protein MLQKYSSIIGLAGLILALGGGVIYVIRSQLTPVASIFLIVGLLALLTYIYFNFEGVKRLLGKRTTRYGANVTLMIFIVLGIISIVEAISVKHNYRWDFTTAKLNSLSDQTVKILKSLDRDVQAVAFYRKGEERGINDVLDRYAYHSSHFKYEIVDPDRNPGKAKAYEIRDYGTIVLESGNKREKITDSSEQAITNAILKVIREGKKVVYFLTGHDEGNLNESGARGYSQVKKAITDRNYEVKELLLLREEKVPDDATLLIINGPKKDLLPKELDNVEEYLKRGGKLLVLIDPENAPGLVTFLAKYGFKIGNDVIVDRLSRVFGAEPTVPVVVEYEPHEITRDFHIACFFPWARSVGVAEQLPEGITAQSLAKTSPESWGETDIARLKQGMASFDKDKDLKGPVSVAALATVEIKEEPKKEGESKTEEQKDQESKKTKARIVVFGDSDFISDSGFNLQGNGDLFLNTVSWLLEEENLIAIRPKQPQSQPILLNAVQGRVMFWVPVVLLPLAVLVTGIVVYVERRRHK